The DNA sequence CATGGTTCGTAAAATTGGTGCAAACTCTGTTCCAGTTGAACGTATTTTTCCTTATTATTCTCCACTCGTTGACTCGATTAAGTTTGTGCGTAAGGGCAAAACACGCCGCGCGAAACTTTTCTATATGAGAAAACGTATTGGTAAAGCTGCGCGTGTTGAAGAACAAATTATGACGCGCCAAGCAAAAGAATCTACTGCTAAGTAACTAGAATCGGTGGCGTGCGCGTATGATAGCGCTCGTTTTAAGATTCATATGCGCAGTGATTCTGCTCTTTTCGTTTTCAAGCTGTAGATTGCAAAAAGTAAAAAGATACGATTATCAAAATAGAGCGACGCAAGAGGAAGCGGTTCCGTATGATGTTCCGCTTTCTATCGGCGCACGCGCTCTTTCTAAAAAAACTTTCCCTAACGGTCTTCTTGAAATTTCGTATAGTACGCGGGATTCACTCTTGAGAGTTGCTTCGTTTTATAAAAATGAGATGGAGCGTCTTGGATGGGCGCTTTCTAGCGAGTTTTTAACAAACGAATATATTCTCATTTTTGAAAAGCCGTATGCTCTATGCCACGTTCTTATTAAAACAGTTTCAGAACATGAAACTCAGATTTCTATAAAATTTCAATCCGATTCTGATGACGTTCATTGATAAGCAGCAATCATAGCTCGATATAATTTCTCACTTTGTTCGAAATCACTCACCACGAGGGGGGAACTTATCGAACTTTTCTTTGGCGCCCGTCCCTAGTGTTTTGCGACTTCATAGAGCAAAATGTATCGAAGGATGAGCAAATGAAAAGTTTATTTTTCTAACTTCTCAATAATTTTGGCGTCAACTTGTTTCATTTTGCGTGCATCTCGTGCGGTTTGCTTTAATTGCGCGCGAGCATCCTCTGCTTCTTGTAAAAGATCTTTATTTTCATCTTTTAGACGTTTGTTCTCGCGCTTTAAGCGCTCTATTTGTGCATTGAGATCATCTATTTCGCAGCTTTTTTGCGTAAGCCGTTGGCGCAAACGCGCATTTTCAGCATTGGCTGATGCTACTGCTTGAGAGCCGGTATCGACATATTGCACTTCTCGCACCGTTGTATATTGCGTTTCTCGAGGTGCCGTCGCGCGGCCAATCATGAATCCCGCAACGCCGCCCATAGCGCCGGCTGCTGCACTATTTCCTGCATTGGCAAGAGAGGCTATAAATGCGCACAAAATGAACGCTGAGTATAAAATTTGTCTCTTCATAGTAGCCCTTTTTTTCTACGAATAATTATATCTCTCATTTTATCATAATTACAAATAGAAACTCAAGGGTGCCGCTCGGCTTTAAATACCTTTATGGAACCGCTCTTTTCCTATAGCGCACGAGAGATATTCTATTTTCCTTTCAAACAGATATTCATATTTTAAGAGTTCAATGATTTTTTCGCTTTCTGTGCACTCGACATTGTTGATAATAACCACCGTTTTTAAATCAGAAGACGAAAGATTTTTCAATGATGGCAGCTGCTTAACTAAGTAGGCAATACGTTCATCTGCATTTTCTAAAAAAGCAGGAATCTTCAAAAGTTGTTCTTCGGCTGGAAGGATGAGCGTAATTTCTCCCAAATAATTAGATTTCTTTGCTGTTTTTTTTATCAACTCTTTTACTTCTTCTTTAATTGATGAAAAAAACGATCTACATGTTTTTATAAAATGAGCATCCTTAAGACGCTTCATTTCAACAAAGTAAATCGGCAAATAAGCGATGAGCAAGTGATCAATATTCTGCTGCTTGCATTGCTCAAAAGTTTTGTAAAATGAATCCTCCATATACGCAACGTCTAAAAATTCTTGTAATGATATTTGATCAAATGATGCATGAGGATTGTCTTTTAAATACTGTGTTGGATGTGGCGTGCAGCCAATAATGCCGAGTGTTTTACAGTTTTTAGGAATTTCAAAGTTTATTGCAGTGTAAATGCGCACCCTTTCCGGATGCGCATTATAGAGAGAATACGCGATAATGCAAAAGAGCACCGAGCCTGAAAAAAGCATACTTACTATCTGCTTCTTCATAATTCTTGCTCTTTGTTTGCTGCAGTTTTTTTGTCTTTATTCTTAGCCAGAAAATGAACTAACTGATCGTTAATAAGTGGGGAAGTCTCGTAGCGATAATTATCTTTTTCAGGTTTCAGGAAATAGGGATGAAAAATTGTTGAGTTGTTGCCAGTACTATTCACGATGGCAAGCAATGCACCCGAAACAGGAAGTGATTTTTTACGCAAAGCAGTTACCATCGAGGTCAATTCCGGTTTGTTTTGATCAATTAACAGAAAATGGTCTTTGCTATTCGCTTGGTTTATTAGTACTTGCTCTACCACATTTAAATTCATAGCGAGCTTGTCAGTTTCATTTTGCTGGATAGCTTTTGTAAAGCACGAAAGGGGCGGAATGATTATAAAGGTACGCATTTCATCGGAGGTTTGCGTTTTTGCATATTTTTCCTGATAAAAGAGCGCCGACACTTTTAAAAATGCATGCAGTTTTTCTGGAAGATCGGTTTCATTTTTTAAATGAGTTAAGCCTTCAAAATAGCTTGGCAATAAAACATGCACGAGCTCTTTAACTTTGTTTGTTTGCGCCGTTTTTTGTAGTGTTCTGAAATTTTCTTCAAGCACATCTTGATTTATTCCGACAGCTAAAAATAATTTAATTTTCTCATCTGCCGTTAAATGATCGAGTTGAGCGGTTACATTAGCCAAGCCATCGTATTGCTTATTCAAACTGTAAATCGCTTTTTTTACCGTTTGCTTCTCAACGCGTTTGAGTCGTTTAGTTTTCTTAAATCTTTCCGCAAGTGCAGAATAATGGTTTTCAAAAACGTCATTGAAACGTTCAAACGCACTATAGCGGGGAGTCGCACCAAAAACTCCAACAATGTTTGGGTTGGCATCGCTATAATTTGCTATCGATTGCTTCATATTGTAATCGATAATAATAGGCTGTGTATTGATCTCATTTTTTTCCATGCTTTTGAGCTGCGAGAAAATGAGAATTGCAGTAAAGTATAAAGAAAGAATATTTTTCATGGTTGATTCCTTAAAATCATTGTAAATAGTTTTTTGAATCACCTAAGTGATGAGCAATTAATTAAAAATAATGGTGAGAAAATAGAAATTAGGCCAGGCAAGGCCACCATGAAAAAGAACGTACATCTGACGAGATTGAAAAACAGATGAGATACCCTTGAGCGGGCGCAAAAGTATTAATTAGGCCAGGGAAAGCCTTTGAACGATAAAAAAGAAGATTTACTAAAACTCATAGCGTCTCCAATAATATGCGAGTTCCTAATTGAATATATATGCTTATTGTCTACCTGTCAATAGTTCTAATGGTGCTCTTATTGCGTTAGATAATCGGCCAATTTCCTTATTTAGCAGGCATCGTGTTCTAAAAATTTGGTCATCCATTTTTTTCCGCTAATTCTTTTACCTCTTTAGGAAACGTATCATAGATTTTTTTGAGTTCAGGATTAAATTGGTTGATTTTGTTTTGTTGATAAAGACGCTGGGCTATAAAAAAAACAAGGAGCTCTTTAAGAGATAATGATTGGAATTTAACAGCACTCGATTGCCAGATAATTATCGTGTCATCAGCTGATCCGGAAGCAAGGTAAGTGCCGTCTGAACTAAAAGATAGAGAGTTAACAGATCCATCGTGTTCTGCGAGAGTTTGTATTGAGTTTCCCGTGACTAGATCCCAAATAATAATTGTCTTATCGAGGGACCCTGAGGCAAGCTGTGAAAAAGTTGGATTATATCGAATTGTTTTTACCGTGTTCTTATGGCCGATAAGTTTATGTGCGATTTTAGGCATTTCAACATTGCGAATTATAATTAGATCATCAGCGCCTCCTGAGGCAAGCTGTTTGCCATCTGGGCTAAAAGCGAGCGCATATATATCGCCGTGGTGATCTGAGAATTCCTGGATAGATTTTTCCGTTGCTAGATCCCAGACATTGACCATACCTAGCCAATTGCCAGAAGCAATGGTTATATCATTAGGGTTGTAAGCTATTGAACTGATAGCGCGGGCGCCCTTAATTGTTTGAAGTCGTTTTCCTGTCGCTGTATCCCAAATAATAATCGTATCATCGATCGAGCCAGAAGCAATTTTGCTGCCGTTTGAATTATAAGCAATTGAAACTACGCCGCCGGTGTGTCCTATAAGAATATGCAAAGGTTCTCGCGTTTCTAAATTCCAAATAATCACGCTACCATCGTTCGATGCCGAAGCAAGCGTTTTTTTCATAGGGCTAGAAGCTAGTGCCAAAGTATTGCCTTCATGAGCCCTCAGTATTTTTATTGGTTCACCTTTTTTAAAATCCCAAAGGATGATTTCATTGTTTAACGAATTTCCTGATGCTATCAAGGTGCCATCAAGCTGAAATGCTAAAGCAGAAATTCCATTAGGTGCCTGCAGTTTTTTAAGATAATTAAAGTGATGCGGCATTGTGGCAATAATTTTTTTTGCTATGGCAGATTGAATATTTGATGAAAACTGTTCGATAAAATCATGTAGCTTAGTATCGTTATTTAATGAGGAGAGTGATTCAGAAGTGATGATGCGATGAGCTATAGCGGAAATCAGATTTCGTAAAAGAATATCTATTTCCAAATAATCGGCTACATGAGAGAAGGCTGCCAATTTAATCAGGGTAGATTTATTAAAAAAATTCAGCATTTTTGGTTCATCAAAGTTTGTATATTTTATTAATTCAAACAAATCATTAAGTTGGGCTTCACTAATGACTGGAAGATTAATGATTCCACCCTTAGCAGAAAGCATTTTATTGTCTAAAATCATATTTTTTAAAGTTTTAGAATTCGCTATTAGTGTCTTATACGAAGCATATTCGGAAGAGTTTTCTGGAGGAAGTTCAAAAGAGCTTCCAATTTCTTTTGACGAAGGATTTAAAAGCGAATGGAACTCTTTTTGTAAAGATTCTTTAAAGCCTTTTAAGAAGCTGCTAAAAGACTGTTTTTCCGGGGGTGGGTAGCTGGCATAAGAAGGATTAACCAAAAAGATAGCACAAAAAAATGCCGCAAAGCTCATTAATTTTTTTATAAACATTAACCATCCCATCATATAAACAAAAGGCTGCTTTAATTCAAATATAAAATAATGAGTGGGTTTGCGTCAAGAGAAAATAAATCAATGTCTGTTTTGGCTTTTATTAATCTTGAGCCAAATAGTCGGCCAATTTATTTATTTTTCCTGCACCTTGGAGCAAGAGTAGATCACCATCGCTCACCCTTTGCTCAACAGAGCCAATGATCGATTGAAAATCAGATTCGATTGGGGCGTAGACAACTTCAAAGGATGGATTGCGCAGTTCAATAGCTTTGGCAAGATTTTTTCCCGTTATTTCAGGAATAGGATCTTCGCTTGCTGGGTAAATATCGGTAATAATAAGTTTATCGATGCCACTATCTAGAAACATTTGTACAAAGTGATCCCATAATTTATCGGTGCGCGTATAACGATGCGGTTGGAAAGCTACAATGAGTTTTCCTTGAGCGCGCCTTCGGGCAACCAGTAGAGTGTTACGAATCTCTTCAGGATGGTGGCCATAATCGTCAAAAATTTCTGCGCCGCGATAGGTCCCTTTAAAGCTAAAGCGTCGATCGATTCCTTTAAATGTTGAAAGTGCTCGCGAAATAACTTCAAATGGTACTTGAAGATGCAGCGCGAGTGCCGTGGCCGCCAACGCATTCAAAAGATTGTGTTTTCCCGGCATGCTGAAGCGAATAGTGCCAAGTGGTTCGGGTTGATTTTTTTGATACACCGTAAAATTAGATGAATCGGCATTTAAAATAATATCTTTTGCATAAAGATCGGCAGTGGCAGGATCCAGGCCGTATTTAATCGTTTTAATGTGGGAGAGCGGAAGCAGTGAACGAACATGCGGATCATCGACGCACAAAACTGCGCATCCATAGAACGGCAAATTATTTAAAAATTGTTTGAATGTATTTTTTATATCATCAATATCGGTGTACGTATCCAAATGCTCTAAATCGATGTTGGTAACGATAGCGAGCGTTGCTTGCAAATAAATGAGGGTGCGATCGCTCTCATCAGCTTCGGCAACTAAAAAATCTCCCGAGCCAAAACGCGCATTTGCCGAAATGTTTTTAAGATGGCCTCCGATCACCACCGTCGGATCCATGTGCGCTTCGATTAAAATATGGGAAATAAGTGAAGTAGTTGTAGTTTTTCCGTGCGCTCCGGCAATTGCAATACTAAATTTTGTGCGCATTAATTCTGCAAGCATAAGCGCTCGCGGGATTGTCGGTATACCGCGCTGTTGAGCCGCGACAATTTCGGGGTTTTGAGTTCTGATCGCTGAAGAATATACCAAAACGTCTACCGATGTATCGTTGCAATACGGAGTATTATTTCCTTGATAGATCTTGCAACCTATTGCCTCCAAATCATGCACACTTTGTTGATTCAAGTCTTGATCACAACCAGAAATAGTATATCCCTGATATTTCAAAATTTTGGCAA is a window from the Candidatus Babeliales bacterium genome containing:
- the rplS gene encoding 50S ribosomal protein L19 — its product is MKDRNFPAFGIGDTIAVSQRIKEGDKERLQVFEGDVIAKHENGAASTFMVRKIGANSVPVERIFPYYSPLVDSIKFVRKGKTRRAKLFYMRKRIGKAARVEEQIMTRQAKESTAK
- a CDS encoding WD40 repeat domain-containing protein; protein product: MFIKKLMSFAAFFCAIFLVNPSYASYPPPEKQSFSSFLKGFKESLQKEFHSLLNPSSKEIGSSFELPPENSSEYASYKTLIANSKTLKNMILDNKMLSAKGGIINLPVISEAQLNDLFELIKYTNFDEPKMLNFFNKSTLIKLAAFSHVADYLEIDILLRNLISAIAHRIITSESLSSLNNDTKLHDFIEQFSSNIQSAIAKKIIATMPHHFNYLKKLQAPNGISALAFQLDGTLIASGNSLNNEIILWDFKKGEPIKILRAHEGNTLALASSPMKKTLASASNDGSVIIWNLETREPLHILIGHTGGVVSIAYNSNGSKIASGSIDDTIIIWDTATGKRLQTIKGARAISSIAYNPNDITIASGNWLGMVNVWDLATEKSIQEFSDHHGDIYALAFSPDGKQLASGGADDLIIIRNVEMPKIAHKLIGHKNTVKTIRYNPTFSQLASGSLDKTIIIWDLVTGNSIQTLAEHDGSVNSLSFSSDGTYLASGSADDTIIIWQSSAVKFQSLSLKELLVFFIAQRLYQQNKINQFNPELKKIYDTFPKEVKELAEKNG
- the murC gene encoding UDP-N-acetylmuramate--L-alanine ligase, whose product is MYRKNLHIHFVGIGGIGMSGIAKILKYQGYTISGCDQDLNQQSVHDLEAIGCKIYQGNNTPYCNDTSVDVLVYSSAIRTQNPEIVAAQQRGIPTIPRALMLAELMRTKFSIAIAGAHGKTTTTSLISHILIEAHMDPTVVIGGHLKNISANARFGSGDFLVAEADESDRTLIYLQATLAIVTNIDLEHLDTYTDIDDIKNTFKQFLNNLPFYGCAVLCVDDPHVRSLLPLSHIKTIKYGLDPATADLYAKDIILNADSSNFTVYQKNQPEPLGTIRFSMPGKHNLLNALAATALALHLQVPFEVISRALSTFKGIDRRFSFKGTYRGAEIFDDYGHHPEEIRNTLLVARRRAQGKLIVAFQPHRYTRTDKLWDHFVQMFLDSGIDKLIITDIYPASEDPIPEITGKNLAKAIELRNPSFEVVYAPIESDFQSIIGSVEQRVSDGDLLLLQGAGKINKLADYLAQD